GTGTATATATGGCTAAGCTTCATATCTATATATTACATGGGTCCAGATGTAACAAAAAATTTGTATTGGCCTACTTTATCTCTTGCACAAACAATTTATATACCTGGTATAAGTAATTTTGAACTTGTTTTTATGTTTTTATGGATTAGTATAGTATTTCAAACTATAGCTAATCAGAATTATTTTTTCTATTATTCACTATCCAGCATATTTAAAAAAATAAACCCTAATATTTTATATATAATAGTATTTATATCTGCTACTATAATTGTTAATATATTAGATAGCTTTATAATTTTTACAAAAGTCAATAAATATATCAGTATATTTTATTTAACATTTAATTTAATTTTTATAACAAGTATAACTATTATAAAAATTATAAAAGAAAAGAAAAAGAGATTACAAAGATTTTAGAAGAATTTATAATGCACGATATTTATCAAGGCGGAAATTTTAAGATAATAACAAGGATTCCAAAAATAGTTTAAATTATATATTATTTATAAAAAGTTTAAATTAAATAGGTATGGGGATTAGACCAAGTATTTCTACATAATAACTGTAATAGTGTAATAATGCAATGATTCATGGGAAAGGGAGTAATTATGGTAGAATCAATTACCATTGATGGATTAGAGTATACAAAATCAAACCATAAACTTAGATATAATCTAGAATTCCATGAAGATCATAGAAAGCCATTTATTAAAGATAATTTCATATATACTGAAATTGATATGAAACTTTTGTTATAAAATTTTTCGAAGTTTGATATATAGATTAAATATAAATAATGGTCATATTTTAAGAAAAATAGTGATACGTATAGCAAAACATATAAAATGAAATTTTAAACATATAATTTTTAGTATGCATTAGTATACAAAAGAATAATACATAAGAGAAGTGTGCATATATAACTTAATTGAAATATAATAGATATACAAATTAAATCTATGGAGAAAATAGGATTTATAAGGATGAGAAAATTTTAGGAGGTAACAATCATGGATAAGGCAAGTAAACATAAGGCTATATGTGAGGAACTTAATAAAATTTATAAAGTTAAGAATCATGACTACGGGGACAGTTTTGGAGAAACTTATAAGAAATTAGGAATAATAAGTGCAGTAACTAGAATTATAGATAAAGTTAATAGGCTACAAAGTTTATGTACTAAAGATGCTCTAGTAGATGAATCTATAAAGGATACATTGATGGATTTAGCTAACTACAGTATTATGACTTTAATTGAATTGGAAGAGAAAGAATAATAATATATATTGTAATATAAAAAGTGATCTTATATATTTTTTACATATAAGATTGGTGCTCTATTAAGTATTAAATTTAGGTGTTTTTTAAAACTTAGATTTTCTAGAAAACTATATTTATATTATAAAAAGAGTGTTTCAAAATAGAATTAAACTATTTTGAGACACTCTCTTTTTGTTCTTTTAATGTGTTGTCTACGATGACTTAATTGTTAAATCCATCCAAAAATATTAGTTTTAATAATCCATTTCGCAGTAAAATTAGAATTACACCAAATATTATTACAATGGCAGATATTAAGCCAAATATTTGGGTATATCCTAGAGTATCTGTAAATCCTGCAAGTTTCCCAGAAATTATGCTTGAAAAGAAGAAACTTAAGTACCATGCACCCATTGATAGGGAGCCGTATTTTGCAGGAGCTAATTTATTGAACATTGCCATTCCGATTGGAGATAGGCAAAGTTCTCCTACTGTTAATAAAAAGTAAGCCACAATGATGAAAAGTATGTTCATTTGTTTAGTACCGTATGTTACACCACCCAATGTTGATATGCTTAGTATTAAAGTTAAGAAAGCAATACCTGTTAAGATCATTCCAAGTCCATTTTTGCTAACATCAGCTGTGAAAAATAGTATTAATATTGAGAATACTGCATAACCTGCATAACTTTGTAATGCAATGGAGATATTTACTAGTCGTAATCCAATAGGGTGTTTTGTTTTGCTTTCAGACATTGTGAAATACCTTCTTTCCATTATTTGTGATTATGAAATTTTTCTGGTATACTCCTTTAACCAGTTCTTTTCATCTTCAGTAAGGTATGGTGAAATTTTATTATATACAGATTCATGATATTCATCTAACCAAGCTTTTTCTTCTATTGTCATAAGTTCAGGATTTATTGCATCTAAATCTATAGGAACATAGCTAATTGGTTCAAAGTACATGAATTGGCCATATTCATTTTGTTCGCCTTTGCATACAAGAAGTTCATTTTCAATACGAACACCGTGTGAGCCTGCAATATAGATACCAGGTTCATCAGTAATAACCATTCCTTCTTCAAAAGGATGAGTTTCGTTTGGACGATATTGCCATCTGAATCCAGTCGGTGCTTCATGAATGTTCATTAAGTATCCAACACCGTGTCCTGTACCATGATTGAAGTTTAAGTTTCTATTCCAGAATGGAGCACGTGCAAGTATATCTAAATTCATACCATTACAACCATAAAGGAATTTTGCATGAGCAAGATGCATGTTACTATTAACAGTTAGAGTGAAGTGATCTTTCATTATTTGTGGTACTTCTCCTAATGCATAAGTTCTTGTAATATCTGTAGAACCTTCATAGAAGCCAGCACCAGTATCTGTTAAGAATAAAGAACCTTCTTTTAGTTCTACATCTGTTTCAGGAGATGGAGCATAGTGTACTATGGCAGCATGTTCGCCAAATGAAGAAATAGGTTCAAAACTTGGACGAATAAATCCGCCTTGTTCTGCACGGAATTCATCTAGTTTATTAGAAGCACTTATTTCTGTGATTACTTCTTTGCCTATATTATGTTTAAGCCAGTACATAAATTTAGTATGAGCTACTCCATCTTTTATTTGAGCCTTTTTAATGTTTTCAATTTCAATTGGGTTTTTCATAGCTTTAAATAAAACAGATGGATTTCGTTTTTCTATTTTTTTAGCATCTTTTGGAATATTATTATATAATGCATAATTCATTCTATCTGGGTCAACTAAAACAATGTCAGAAGCGGCAATTTTTTTCACTGCTTCATATACTTCATTATATGGATGTATGAATGATACACCATTTTCCTTAAGATTTGATTTAATTTCATCACTTAGTTTATCTTCATTTATAAATAGATGAACTTCATCCATTGTAATGATAAGATAACTTAAAATTAGTGGGAAAAACTCAATATCATTTCCACGTATATTAAGAACCCATGCAATATCATCTAAAGATGTAATAACATGTACATTTGCACCGGCATCTGTCATTGCTTCTCTAACACGTTTTAATTTAGAAGCTGTAGATTCTCCAGTGTATTTTATATCAAGTTCAAAAGCTGGTTCTTCAGAAAGTGGTGGACGATCTTCCCATATATCATCAATTAAATCACAGTCATAATTGATACTTGCATTTTTATGGGCTAATATTGTTTCATAACTTTGTCCATCTCCCATAGAAATAACACGACCATCAAATCCAAGAGTACCTTTGTCAGGAAGTGTATTTGTTATATATTCTTCTATGGTTGGAACGCCTGGTTGTCCCATTTTAAATAATTCTACAGTAGTTCCTTTTAATTGATTTTCAGCTTGCAAGAAATACCTTCCATCTGTCCAAAGTCCTGCATGGTCTTTTGTAATAACAGCAGTTCCTGCAGAACCAGAAAAACCAGTTATATATTTTCTGGCTTTAAAGTGTTCACCTACATATTCACTTTGATGGAAATCAGCAGTAGGTACGATATACATATCAATATTCTTTTTTGACATTAATGCTCTTAATTTTGTAAGTCTTTCAGATATTTTCATTATATTAATCCCCCTTCATTTAGTATTCGTTTTCATAAAAATTATAGCATAAAATAATAAGGAAAACTATACCAATAGTCAAAATATGAATGAGATGATTCTTAATAAATAGTGTCACATAAAAGATAAATTTCATATAATAATATCTGAACCATTTATATAAGAGAGGTTGATTAAATGTTAGAAAAAACAAAAGAACCATTTTATAAAAAATTTTGGTTTTGGATTATTGTTATAGTAATTATATGTGGAGTAGCTGGCTCTAATAGTAGTAAAAGTATGAATATTTTAGATACTAAAAATTCTACTAAAACTGAAGTTAAAAAAGATGAAGTTAAAAAAGTAGACTATGAAAAGTTTTATAATATAAAAATAGGTTCAAACTATGAAGATATAAAGAGTATTTTAGGTGAATATAGAGAGTCAGAAGAATCTGAGATAGATGGTGTAAAGGCAGTTATATACACTTGGTATAATTATGACAATACTAATATGAATGTTATTGCTAAAGATGGTAAAGTTATAGGAAAAGCTCAATCAGGGCTTTCAGTAGAAAATGCAGAAGTAAATTTAATAAAATATACAAAAATTCAAAAAGGCATGGACTATAGTAAAGTTAAAGATATATTAGGTGATGGAAAGTTAATGTATGCTTCTGAAATTAATGGAAATATTAAATCAATATATTTATGGGCTAATCCTAATGGAAGTAATATGAATGTAACCTTTGAAAATGGAAAAGTAACTGCTAAAAATCGCCTTGGATTAAACTAAATAGATATAAAGAGGCTGTCTCAAAATAGATTTAATTTTCGATCCGTAAATATAAATAATGCACTCATAAAACAATTCATTTTTTTAAGAAGTTCTAAATTTTAATCTATTAAAAACTTTTTATAAGTAGAGGTGCCATCATTGGCTTCACTACTGTTTCTTCACGTCTTTGTGAAGAATTATAAAAAAATTTAATTTAGTAAAATTAAGAATTGTTAGAGCTTATTATGTATATTTGCTAGATTAAATTTAAAAATGAATTATGTAATTTTCTCAAATAGAAAAAGTGTGTTATTAAAAATAGGAAAGATAATAAAAAAGTATTGTTAATTTAAACAATAATTAAGTTAACAATACTTTTTTATATGGTTTATAATCTATAAGTAAAATATAATAAATTTAAAGGAGAACTACATAATGAGTGCATTATTTGCAAATAAAATCAATCCAATTTTAAGGAGAGAAAGAAATGATTAAATATAAGAAAAAAGTTCTAAATGGATATTTACTAACAAAAGAAGAAGTAGAAGAACTCTTAGATGAAGATACTACAGAGCTTGCAACAGCAGCTAATGAAATTAGAGAATCTCTATGTGGGAATAAATTTGATTTATGTACAATTATAAATGGTAAGAGTGGAAGATGCAAAGAAAATCGTAAATATTGTGAAAGCCTTTAAAATACCATCTATTGTTGTTTCACATGCAGGTTTGGGTACTATTAATAGTACAATTTTAATTTTACAGCATATGAAAGAAAAAAATATACCTGTAAAAATGATTATATTAAACAATTATAACCATGAAAATATAATTCATTTAGAAAATAAAAGATACTTATCAGATAATTTACCAATTCAAGTGTATACATGTGATAAAAATATTAATAATTTAGAAATTCCAGTAGAAAAACTAATTGAATTTTATGAGGAAATATAATTTATACTTTGGCTCTCTTGACAAATATTATTAATGTAGTTAGTGTAATATTAATATTATAATAAAATTTATAAAGATATATTTTTAATGGAGAAATGGGGGCGAAATCAGTGGATTATATGATGGAATATGTTGTCTATTTTGGCTCTGTGCAAAGATTACACAGAATAAGAACATAAGTATTTGTTCAGAGCCTAGCTTATTATTAGATAAGTCTTACTAAATTTATTTTGTGTGGTCTTTGCTTCTATATTTACGAATAATAAAGTAGATAGGAGCAAAAATATGAAATATGAAAACGCACAGAATCTTCTTCCAGAACATGTTCTTAAATTGATTCAAGAATATGTGGAAGGTGGATATTTATATATACCAATAAAATATGAAAATAAAAAAGTTTGGGGAGAAAATACTAGTACAAAAGATACTTTAAAAAGAAGAAATAGAGAAATTTTTAATAAATATCAAAAAGGAATATCAATTAAAAAATTATCACAAGAGTATTATCTTACTGAACATAGTATAAGAAGAATAATTAGGCAACAAAAAAATATATAAATAAAGATCGGTGTTTAACAAGGAGAATTGAACACCGATCTTTATTTGGCATTTAATTGAAATATATGAACAAGTTTAATATATAAACATTTGTGAACTTGAGTATGCATATAAAATAAGATTAATATAGTTATGGAAAGATTATAATATATAAAAATTTAGGAAGGAATAAAAAATGAATAAATTAACAGTTTTAGAAGTGAAATTTGATTTTAATGGAGATAAAAATGTTATTTTCCCTGTAGTATTAAGTGATGGAAAAGAAAATATTTTAATTGATTGTGGATACCCTAATTTTTTAACTTTAATAAAAACTACTGCAAAAAATAATGGGATTGATATTAGTAAATTAACAAAAATAATTATAACTCATCATGATTTTGATCATATGGGTGCTTTAGCTGAATTTAAAAGAGAGTACCCACATATTAAAATTCTTGCATCAATTGATGATGAAAAATATATTAGTGGAAAAGAAAAATCCTTAAGATTACAACAAGCAGAGTATATATATAATAAACTTCCTGAAAAAGAGAAGAAAAGTGCAAAAGAGTTTCAGGATTTTATTGGAGGAATAGAAAATGTTCCTGTTGATATATGTTTAAAGGATAAAGATTATTTTCCATTTTGTGGTGGTGTAGAAATAATTGCTACTCCAGGACATATGCCAGGGCATATTTCAATTTATATAAAGGAAGACAAAGTATTAATTGCTGGAGATGCATTAGTAGTAGAAGATGATAAATTAACTATAGCAAATCCACAGTACACTTTAGATATTGTTAGTGCTAAAAGTTCTATAAAAAAGTTATTAAATTATGAAATAAATAAAATTGTATGCTACCATGGTGGTGTATATACTAAAGATATCAAAAAATCATTAGAAAGTATTATTTTAGAGTAATTTTCGTTGTTTATGTTGAAGAAAATTAATTTTAAATATTTACATCAATATGTGAGGAATAATTTGTGTGAAATAAGGGATTTCACATGGAAACGTGTTTTTATAAGTAATCTATGAGTATAAGAAAGGATAAAGGATATGATTAAACGATTAGAAAAAATTGAAATTGAAGAAGTTATGGATATTTGGTTAAAAACTAATATTAAGACTCATAGTTTCATACCAAAGGAATATTGGATCAAAAATTATAATATTGTTAAAGAAGAATACTTTCCTATTTCTAAAACTTTTATTTGCAAAGAAGAGAATATAATTAAAGGTTTTATAAGTATTATAGATAGCTCATTTATCGGTGCATTATTTGTTCTGGAAGAGTATCAAGGTCAAGGAATAGGAAAGAAATTACTAAATCATTGTAAATCTTTATATTCAAATTTAGAATTAGAAGTTTATATCAAAAATATATCTTCAGTTAATTTTTATAAATACTGTGGTTTTACTATAAAAGAGGAAAAGAAACATGAGGATTCTGGTTTTATGGAATATATAATGACATGGGAAAAAAATGATTTTTAAGTCATATTGTATTTAAGAAAGTTGTATTATATAATTTTTCAAAAGGGGAGCTTGTAATATAGGCTGAGAGGAAATTTATATTTCGATCCATAACTTGATTCGGATAATGCCGACGTAAGGAAATATTTAATTTACACTTTTACACTATTTTTTGTGAGTATAATGGTATATGCTTTGTTTGGTGTATCCCATTTTTAAGTCTCAAGAAGTTTATTTTTAATGAGTGTGGGGGAGCGCTCAAAGCTTTTATGGGAAAATTTCAAATCTATTAAAAAAACTTCCCATTCATTATATTACAAATCCAGTTTCAATAAATGATTGTGCAAATATAATTCTTGCTGTTTGCGCAAATCCTATTATGGGCGAACATCCTTTAGAAGTTTCAGAAATTACTGCTGCATCAAAATCTCTTGGAGTTAATCTTGGGAATATAACAGACAATAGAATGAAATCTATGCTAATCTCAGGAAAAACAGCATTTGAAAATAAAATTCCACAAATAATCGACCTTGTAGTCGTAGGTTGTATTAAACTATTGAAAATAATTTAATAATGCTATATTCATAAAGTGTGTTACAATTAAATAATGATAATTTTATAATAAATATAGTTATGTATGCATTGGTGTAATGAAACTAGATTATGAATTGAAATTAAAAATTAAATTTCAAAAGATAAATTCTACAATTTTGTTTAAGAGGAAAAAGAAATTTATGATTAAATGTTTTAAGTATTATTTTATAGTATTAAATTTGTTAGGATTTTTATCTATGTACATAGATAAAGAAAAATCTAAAGCAAATAAGTGGAGAATAAGGGAAAGTACTTTATTATTAATAGCTTTATTAGGTGGCAGTATAGGGTCTTATTTTGGAATGAAAATATTTAGACATAAAACTAAACATTTTAAATTTAAGTATGGTATTCCTATCATACTATTTATCCAACTATCAATATTTATATATATGAGTAGATTATAATATTTTAGCATTATATTGTTTTATAGACATTAGTAAAGTTTTATTTTAAATTAATGTGAATAAAACAGTGTAGATATATAGGTTTTATGAGAAAGATTTCAAAGATAATAAATTATTAATTTACATATGAAAAGTAATGCTATTAAGGAAATACTAATGCAGGAACTTTAATTTTATACTAACAAGTTGAAAATAATTATGAAAAAAGAATCGTTTGTGCGGTTCTTTTTTATTTAGTTACTTATTTTGGTGAAAATATTAATATTAAGAAGGAGTAATCAAGGTTATGCAGAAATATGTAACATTGAGAAAATTATTAATATATTATAATTATGATACTAATATTGTACTTGAGCCATAATTACAGTTCAAAGTAATAAAAGTATATAAGGAGTATATTAAAGAAATTTAAAGATTATAGAGGGAGGTTATATTTTGGATATATCATATATAAATAAAATAAAGATATTAAAGGGAGATATTACAAAAGAAAATGTAGATGCTATTGTTAATGCTGCAAATAGTAACTTGCTTGGCGGTGGTGGTGTAGATGGAGCTATTCATAGAGCTGGTGGTAATAAAATACTTGAGGAATGTAAAGATATTGTAAGTAAAATAGGTTCATTAAAGACAGGAGAAGCAGTAATAACCTCTGGTGGAAATCTTAAAGCTAAATATGTTATCCATACT
Above is a window of Clostridium sporogenes DNA encoding:
- a CDS encoding DUF1599 domain-containing protein → MMDKASKHKAICEELNKIYKVKNHDYGDSFGETYKKLGIISAVTRIIDKVNRLQSLCTKDALVDESIKDTLMDLANYSIMTLIELEEKE
- a CDS encoding DUF1294 domain-containing protein codes for the protein MIKCFKYYFIVLNLLGFLSMYIDKEKSKANKWRIRESTLLLIALLGGSIGSYFGMKIFRHKTKHFKFKYGIPIILFIQLSIFIYMSRL
- a CDS encoding aminopeptidase P family N-terminal domain-containing protein codes for the protein MKISERLTKLRALMSKKNIDMYIVPTADFHQSEYVGEHFKARKYITGFSGSAGTAVITKDHAGLWTDGRYFLQAENQLKGTTVELFKMGQPGVPTIEEYITNTLPDKGTLGFDGRVISMGDGQSYETILAHKNASINYDCDLIDDIWEDRPPLSEEPAFELDIKYTGESTASKLKRVREAMTDAGANVHVITSLDDIAWVLNIRGNDIEFFPLILSYLIITMDEVHLFINEDKLSDEIKSNLKENGVSFIHPYNEVYEAVKKIAASDIVLVDPDRMNYALYNNIPKDAKKIEKRNPSVLFKAMKNPIEIENIKKAQIKDGVAHTKFMYWLKHNIGKEVITEISASNKLDEFRAEQGGFIRPSFEPISSFGEHAAIVHYAPSPETDVELKEGSLFLTDTGAGFYEGSTDITRTYALGEVPQIMKDHFTLTVNSNMHLAHAKFLYGCNGMNLDILARAPFWNRNLNFNHGTGHGVGYLMNIHEAPTGFRWQYRPNETHPFEEGMVITDEPGIYIAGSHGVRIENELLVCKGEQNEYGQFMYFEPISYVPIDLDAINPELMTIEEKAWLDEYHESVYNKISPYLTEDEKNWLKEYTRKIS
- a CDS encoding N-acetyltransferase, with protein sequence MIKRLEKIEIEEVMDIWLKTNIKTHSFIPKEYWIKNYNIVKEEYFPISKTFICKEENIIKGFISIIDSSFIGALFVLEEYQGQGIGKKLLNHCKSLYSNLELEVYIKNISSVNFYKYCGFTIKEEKKHEDSGFMEYIMTWEKNDF
- a CDS encoding MBL fold metallo-hydrolase codes for the protein MNKLTVLEVKFDFNGDKNVIFPVVLSDGKENILIDCGYPNFLTLIKTTAKNNGIDISKLTKIIITHHDFDHMGALAEFKREYPHIKILASIDDEKYISGKEKSLRLQQAEYIYNKLPEKEKKSAKEFQDFIGGIENVPVDICLKDKDYFPFCGGVEIIATPGHMPGHISIYIKEDKVLIAGDALVVEDDKLTIANPQYTLDIVSAKSSIKKLLNYEINKIVCYHGGVYTKDIKKSLESIILE
- a CDS encoding DUF3862 domain-containing protein — protein: MLEKTKEPFYKKFWFWIIVIVIICGVAGSNSSKSMNILDTKNSTKTEVKKDEVKKVDYEKFYNIKIGSNYEDIKSILGEYRESEESEIDGVKAVIYTWYNYDNTNMNVIAKDGKVIGKAQSGLSVENAEVNLIKYTKIQKGMDYSKVKDILGDGKLMYASEINGNIKSIYLWANPNGSNMNVTFENGKVTAKNRLGLN